In one window of Trachemys scripta elegans isolate TJP31775 chromosome 5, CAS_Tse_1.0, whole genome shotgun sequence DNA:
- the ASIC5 gene encoding acid-sensing ion channel 5: protein MYSFLPSETTNSLMEQFGKCVGFDARGLLEKIRLYLTRKPLPSLEERKKFDHEFAMSTSFHGVHNIVQTRSKIRKVLWMLVVLGSIIIVAWQIWNRFTNYFSWPTTTSIVVQYVENIEFPAVTFCNLNRFQAHAVANLSIIFFLWSIVSGVLHAFDIDNKFSQELKDFLQGNQNFSIKEFTRNNGFYLNSSTLLECDFFGQPCYPEDFEHVFTEYGNCFTFNHMDLPARRRVSVSGRGLSLLFDIKQAQFTDDPTFGFIDAGITYVIHSPKEPPRFDGLGLSTPVGMHAHAAISQLKTVIQEYPWGECNPNIKLQHHKIYSTYGCLQECKARHIQDKCGCLPFLLPGNGTECDLQKFYSCVSPALYNIELMGLCTVGTHNSTCPVPCEETDYPTTVTYSSFASEKALKFFSTKLKRSLEYIRENLVYIDIKYHDLNYKMTRQQKARSVSELLADVGGQLGLFCGASMITIIEIVEYVFTNFCWLCIFLLLKAPEMPQWNIPAQNEQTDKEGIQEC from the exons ATGTACTCGTTCCTCCCTTCTGAAACTACGAACAGCCTAATGGAGCAGTTTGGGAAATGTGTTGGATTTGATGCCAGAG GATTGCTGGAAAAGATAAGGCTATACTTAACAAGGAAACCATTGCCTTctttggaagaaagaaagaagtttgACCATGAGTTTGCCATGTCCACTTCATTCCATGGGGTGCACAATATTGTCCAAACCCGGAGCAAGATACGAAAGGTCCTGTGGATGTTAGTGGTCCTGGGCTCTATCATCATTGTCGCTTGGCAAATCTGGAATCGATTCACCAATTATTTCAGCTGGCCTACCACAACTTCAATAGTAGTTCAGTATGTGGAAAACATTGAGTTCCCTGCTGTGACCTTTTGTAACTTGAACAG ATTCCAAGCCCATGCTGTAGCCAACCTcagtattatttttttcctttggagcaTTGTGTCTGGAGTTCTTCATGCATTTGATATTGACAACAAGTTCTCTCAAGAGCTAAAAGATTTCCTTCAGGGAAACCAAAACTTCAGCATTAAAGAGTTTACAAGGAATAATGGCTTTTATCTCAACAGCAGCACTTTGCTAGAATGTGATTTTTTTGGGCAGCCATGTTACCCGGAG gaTTTTGAACATGTCTTTACTGAATATGGAAACTGCTTTACTTTTAATCACATGGATCTTCCAGCAAGGAGAAGAGTGAGTGTTTCTGGAAGAGGCTTAAGTTTACTTTTTGATATCAAACAG GCACAATTCACTGATGACCCTACCTTTGGCTTTATTGATGCTGGGATAACTTATGTTATCCATTCACCTAAAGAACCTCCACGTTTTGATGGTTTAGGCTTATCAACACCAGTAGGCATGCATGCACACGCTGCAATCAGCCAGCTGAAG ACAGTTATCCAAGAATACCCTTGGGGAGAATGCAATCCTAACATCAAACTTCAGCACCACAAGATCTACAGCACCTATGGATGTTTGCAGGAATGTAAGGCCAGGCACATACAGGACAAGTGTGGATGTTTGCCATTTCTACTTCCAG gAAACGGAACAGAATGTGACCTACAAAAATTCTACAGTTGTGTTTCTCCTGCACTCT ATAACATAGAACTAATGGGACTATGTACGGTAGGAACCCACAATTCTACTTGTCCTGTGCCTTGTGAAGAAACAGATTATCCCACCACTGTCACCTATTCAAGTTTTGCAAGTGAAAAAGCCTTAAAATTCTTTTCCACAAAGCTGAAGAGAAGTCTAGAGTATATCAG GGAGAATCTTGTGTATATTGACATTAAATATCACGATCTGAACTACAAAATGACTCGGCAGCAGAAAGCCCGGAGTGTGTCCGAGTTGCTTG CTGACGTTGGTGGCCAACTTGGTTTGTTTTGTGGAGCCAGTATGATTACAATCATAGAAATTGTTGAGTATGTTttcaccaacttctgttggctgTGCATCTTTCTTCTACTGAAAGCACCAGAAATGCCCCAGTGGAATATTCCAGCTCAGAATGAGCAGACAGACAAGGAGGGAATACAAGAATGCTAA